The segment CGATCGGCTCTCCAGGATCCAGCCACACTTCAAGAAGGGAATCTGGTGGTAGCTGCTCCAACCGCAATCGTGTCCGTACAAAGTTGATTGGACATGGTGTACCACGCAAATCCATGTGTGCATCAGGCGTAGGGGACTGTGGCGACTGAGTAACCATAGCTATCCACCAAAGACCTTACCAAGGAATCCCTCAATACCACCCTTGCCAACGCGATCGCCCCGAACCTTAGCTAGCTTCTCCAATAGCTCCCGCTCTTCAGTTGAAATTCGGGTAGGAATATCGACCTGCACCGTAATCAGGTGATCTCCACGACTAACCGGATTTCCCAGCCGAGGCACACCCCGTCCCTCTAACATCAGTACTGTATTCGGTTGAGTACCGGGTGGAATCGTTAGCTCTGCCAGACCATCCACCGTAGCGACATCCAACCGACAACCCAAGATTGCCTGGAGATAGCTAATTTTTACCTCAGAGAGAATGTTTGTGCCATCACGCTGAAATTCCGGGTCTTCATTCACGAACAAATACACATACAAATCTCCTGGCGAACCACCGCGTTGACCTGCATCTCCTTCACCTGACACCCGTAAGCGAGTACCATTGTCAACACCTGCCGGGATATTAATTTTCAACTTCTTCGTTTCCTGCTTTTGCCCTGCCCCACCACAGGCATCGCACTTATCTTCAATCACCTGTCCGGAGCCATTACACGTCGGGCAAATTGAAACCTGGGTGAAACTACCAAAGGGAGTCCTAGTAGCACGCCGAATCTGGCCGGAACCGCCACAACTAGGACAGGTTCGAGGCTTTGTACCAGGTTTAGCGCC is part of the Cyanobacteriota bacterium genome and harbors:
- a CDS encoding sulfurtransferase TusA family protein, giving the protein MVTQSPQSPTPDAHMDLRGTPCPINFVRTRLRLEQLPPDSLLEVWLDPGEPIEQVPDSLRMHGYLIESLTAQDDFFVLQVRSPLQPTATC
- the dnaJ gene encoding molecular chaperone DnaJ, which produces MARDYYEVLGVSRDADKDELKRAYRRLARKYHPDVNKEEGAEERFKEINRAYEVLSEPEMRARYDRFGEAGVSGAGAASGYETVDFGGFADIFESFFSGFSGGVGQASRRRSGPIRGDDLRIDLKLDFREAVFGGEKEIRINHLETCEVCSGTGAKPGTKPRTCPSCGGSGQIRRATRTPFGSFTQVSICPTCNGSGQVIEDKCDACGGAGQKQETKKLKINIPAGVDNGTRLRVSGEGDAGQRGGSPGDLYVYLFVNEDPEFQRDGTNILSEVKISYLQAILGCRLDVATVDGLAELTIPPGTQPNTVLMLEGRGVPRLGNPVSRGDHLITVQVDIPTRISTEERELLEKLAKVRGDRVGKGGIEGFLGKVFGG